Proteins found in one Bacteroidota bacterium genomic segment:
- a CDS encoding acyl-CoA dehydrogenase family protein — protein MPKFYGVDYYDIASLLSEEELLVRDTVREFVDDHVLPIIEKHNRAGTFPVDLVRKMADLGMFGSTLPAKYGCAEMNNVAYGLVMQELERGDSGIRSFSSVQSALVMYPLYTFGSEEQKDSWLPKLASGEKIGCFGLTEPDYGSNPGGMITRAEERGNSYVLNGAKMWITNGTIADVAVVWAKLNGVIHGFLVEKGTKGFSTPEMRGKHSLRASVTSELIFQDCTIPKENMLPKAQGLKSPLMCLNQARYGIAWGATGAAMACYDTALAYAKSRIQFGKPIASFQLIQEKLVGMVTEITKAQLLALQLGRLKDQGKLRFKQVSMAKRNNVFHALEIARTAREVLGANGILDEYPVMRHMANLESVKTYEGTHEMHTLIVGEDITGIPAYL, from the coding sequence ATGCCAAAGTTTTACGGGGTAGACTATTACGATATCGCGAGCCTTCTTTCCGAGGAGGAGCTTCTCGTGCGCGATACCGTCAGGGAGTTCGTCGATGACCATGTCCTGCCCATCATCGAGAAGCATAACCGCGCGGGAACGTTTCCGGTCGATCTCGTCCGGAAGATGGCGGACCTCGGGATGTTCGGGTCCACCCTCCCGGCGAAATACGGCTGCGCGGAGATGAACAACGTGGCCTATGGCCTCGTGATGCAGGAATTGGAGCGCGGCGACAGCGGAATCCGGAGTTTCTCCTCCGTTCAGAGCGCGCTCGTCATGTACCCGTTGTATACCTTCGGCTCCGAAGAGCAGAAAGACTCCTGGTTGCCGAAACTGGCGTCCGGTGAGAAGATCGGCTGCTTCGGCCTGACGGAACCGGACTACGGCTCCAACCCGGGCGGCATGATCACCCGGGCCGAAGAGCGGGGCAACAGCTACGTGCTCAACGGCGCAAAGATGTGGATCACCAACGGCACGATCGCCGACGTGGCCGTCGTCTGGGCGAAATTGAACGGCGTCATCCACGGCTTCCTGGTGGAAAAGGGGACCAAAGGTTTCAGCACCCCGGAGATGAGGGGAAAGCACTCGCTCCGGGCGTCGGTCACCTCCGAACTTATTTTTCAGGATTGTACGATCCCCAAAGAGAACATGCTGCCGAAGGCCCAGGGCCTGAAGTCGCCTCTCATGTGCCTGAACCAGGCGCGGTACGGAATCGCGTGGGGAGCGACGGGGGCGGCGATGGCGTGCTACGATACCGCGCTCGCCTACGCCAAATCGCGGATCCAATTCGGCAAACCGATCGCCTCGTTCCAGCTGATCCAGGAGAAGCTCGTCGGAATGGTGACGGAGATAACGAAAGCGCAACTCCTCGCGCTCCAGCTCGGGCGGTTGAAGGACCAGGGCAAGCTGCGCTTCAAGCAGGTCTCGATGGCGAAGCGGAACAACGTCTTCCACGCGCTGGAGATCGCAAGGACGGCCCGGGAGGTCCTCGGAGCGAATGGAATTCTCGACGAATACCCCGTCATGCGCCACATGGCGAATCTCGAATCCGTGAAGACCTATGAGGGCACGCACGAAATGCACACGCTCATCGTCGGAGAGGATATCACCGGAATTCCGGCGTATCTCTGA
- a CDS encoding response regulator: protein MADKSHILVVDDEDALRSVLSNELSGAGYDVATAVDGNDAISAVQNKKVDLVLLDIKMPGPDGFEVLKFIKKDFPKVKVIMLTGFADLKNAIESKKHGAEDFVSKPYDLVDLLTTIERVLSE, encoded by the coding sequence ATGGCTGATAAGAGTCACATCCTGGTAGTCGACGATGAGGATGCGTTGCGCTCTGTCCTGAGCAACGAACTTTCGGGCGCAGGATACGACGTTGCGACCGCCGTGGACGGGAACGACGCGATCTCCGCGGTTCAAAACAAGAAGGTGGATCTGGTCCTTCTCGATATCAAGATGCCCGGGCCGGACGGGTTCGAGGTTCTCAAATTCATCAAGAAAGACTTTCCCAAGGTCAAGGTGATCATGCTGACCGGGTTTGCCGACCTGAAGAACGCCATCGAGTCGAAAAAGCACGGAGCGGAGGATTTCGTCAGCAAGCCGTACGATCTTGTCGACCTCCTGACTACCATCGAGCGTGTGTTGAGTGAGTAG
- a CDS encoding BatA and WFA domain-containing protein, giving the protein MVFLNPLVLLGMAAAAIPLILHLLNLRKLRTIHFSTLTFLKELQQTRIRRLKLRQLLLLLIRTLLIVFLILAFARPALRGTMFGGFGSHANSTLVFILDDSFSMTASDEHGEFFKQAKDAAVRLAGLLKEGDEAFLIRLSDLPRASIDPATHDVAALKTLIQESQTSSVRRPMGEALRLASRLLQTSRNANKEVYIVSDMQRTLFQGSGHGAGPDSSFEGSAKIFVVEIGSRQVPNMGIDSLEVRTQIFEQNKPVTAYVSVRNFNNVAAHDIVTSLFLDGTRVAQGNLSAGPWESAGKEFSASPKHSGFAKGYAELESDALEPDNRRYFTLSVPSRIGVAMVSGAPENLRFVMLAAGASKTGEHERPLLDVSQASYQKFPSLSLNEADVLLLSNVRSFTSGDAERIASFVKRGGGLIIFPGGDIDRDNYNTTLFPRLNIPPIEGIAAADPQSALTFQSLDLDHPLFRTMFEPQEKKKNGAVESPRILTALRQHSGRQGRTLISLNDGGAFLSEYKSGEGRILLFAVASDLGWSDFPLKGLFAPLVYRSMIYLSSLGEAVPAFTAGEEPVVSVRRPPHQGGEKYSLISPDGSEELIQPDSRRTGLAESALPFRLRRLVLPGFYEIRSGSAPLTVFGVNIDPRESDTRRIAGNDLAAFWAAAGISPPAVRSITQTDQLVSTILQLRYGVELWKHCIALALLMALLEMAVARDSRSAALSPASGAA; this is encoded by the coding sequence ATGGTTTTCCTTAACCCCCTCGTCCTGCTCGGAATGGCGGCCGCCGCCATCCCCCTGATTCTCCATCTGCTCAACCTTCGAAAACTCCGGACGATCCATTTCAGCACCCTCACGTTTCTTAAAGAGCTCCAGCAAACCAGGATCCGGAGGCTGAAGCTGCGGCAACTCCTCCTCCTCCTCATCCGGACTCTCCTGATCGTCTTTCTCATACTCGCATTCGCCCGTCCCGCCCTGCGCGGCACTATGTTCGGGGGATTCGGATCGCATGCGAACTCGACGCTCGTCTTCATACTCGACGACTCGTTCAGCATGACCGCCAGCGACGAACACGGGGAATTTTTCAAACAGGCCAAGGACGCTGCGGTGAGACTCGCGGGCCTGCTGAAGGAAGGCGACGAGGCATTTCTCATTCGCCTCTCCGATCTCCCGAGAGCGTCGATCGATCCTGCGACGCATGATGTTGCGGCCCTGAAGACGCTCATCCAGGAATCCCAGACCTCAAGCGTCCGGCGTCCCATGGGGGAGGCGCTCCGGCTGGCGTCGCGGCTCCTTCAAACCTCCAGGAACGCGAACAAGGAGGTCTACATCGTCAGCGACATGCAACGCACGCTGTTTCAGGGATCCGGTCACGGCGCGGGCCCCGACTCGTCGTTCGAGGGGAGCGCGAAGATTTTCGTCGTCGAGATCGGCTCCAGGCAAGTTCCGAACATGGGGATCGATTCGCTCGAAGTGAGGACACAAATCTTCGAGCAGAACAAGCCCGTCACGGCATACGTCTCGGTCCGGAACTTCAACAACGTCGCCGCCCATGACATCGTGACGAGCCTCTTCCTTGACGGCACCAGAGTCGCGCAGGGAAACCTCTCCGCCGGGCCCTGGGAATCTGCCGGGAAGGAATTCAGCGCAAGCCCCAAGCATTCCGGTTTCGCAAAGGGATACGCCGAGCTCGAGAGCGACGCCCTCGAGCCGGATAACCGGAGATATTTCACGCTGTCGGTCCCGTCACGGATCGGGGTGGCGATGGTTTCGGGCGCTCCCGAGAATCTGCGCTTCGTGATGCTCGCCGCCGGGGCGAGCAAGACCGGCGAACACGAGAGGCCGTTGCTCGACGTCAGCCAGGCCTCGTACCAGAAATTTCCCTCCCTCAGCCTGAACGAGGCGGATGTGCTTCTTCTTTCGAACGTGCGATCGTTCACCTCCGGCGACGCGGAACGGATCGCCTCCTTCGTGAAACGGGGCGGGGGTCTGATTATCTTCCCGGGCGGGGACATCGATCGCGACAACTATAACACGACCCTCTTTCCCCGGCTCAATATTCCGCCGATCGAGGGAATCGCCGCCGCCGACCCGCAGTCGGCGCTGACATTCCAGAGCCTCGACCTCGACCATCCGTTGTTCAGGACGATGTTCGAGCCGCAGGAGAAGAAAAAGAACGGCGCCGTCGAGTCGCCGAGGATTCTGACCGCGCTGAGGCAGCACTCCGGGAGACAGGGACGGACTCTCATTTCGCTCAACGACGGCGGGGCGTTTCTTTCCGAATACAAATCCGGCGAAGGGAGAATCCTTCTCTTTGCGGTCGCATCCGATCTCGGCTGGTCGGATTTCCCGCTCAAAGGGCTCTTCGCCCCGTTGGTTTACCGATCGATGATCTACCTCTCGTCCCTCGGCGAGGCGGTGCCGGCGTTCACCGCGGGAGAGGAGCCCGTCGTTTCCGTGCGGAGGCCCCCGCATCAGGGGGGAGAGAAGTATTCGCTCATATCGCCCGACGGATCGGAGGAACTCATCCAGCCCGATTCACGGCGGACCGGACTCGCGGAGTCCGCCCTTCCCTTCCGGCTCAGGCGGCTCGTGCTGCCGGGCTTCTATGAGATCCGGTCCGGAAGCGCTCCGCTCACCGTCTTCGGCGTCAACATCGACCCCCGCGAGTCGGACACCCGGCGGATCGCGGGCAACGATCTTGCGGCGTTCTGGGCCGCGGCGGGGATCTCGCCCCCGGCGGTCCGGTCCATCACCCAAACGGATCAGCTCGTCTCCACCATCCTGCAACTGAGATACGGCGTCGAGCTCTGGAAGCATTGCATCGCGCTCGCCCTCCTGATGGCCCTTCTCGAGATGGCGGTGGCGCGCGACAGCCGGTCGGCGGCACTGAGCCCAGCTTCGGGGGCTGCATGA
- a CDS encoding aminopeptidase P family protein, translating to MSQVPARRIFPPFRARLNSLRSQFASLKVDSFLVTFQPHLRYLSGFSGSSGAGLITSGGATLLTDGRYTDQVRNEVRNWRIAICADGVLEEMKRRKLLLPGQRVGFDGNTLTYAQYSLFKKSFPKAVFCPKADCIEKIAVVKDEAEIGNIRKAVEITDRVFSDILGMIRPGLREQDISAEISYRQRKYGAEGDAFETIVASGERGALPHGRASMKKIASREMVTLDFGCVYGGYHSDMTRTVAVGRPLPEAKKIYYTVLDAQLRAIDAARSGVKTGDLDAVARGLIRREGYDRYFRHSLGHGLGLQIHEPPRISVLSTSMLQSGNVVTIEPGVYIAGLGGVRIEDDVVIRADHCEVLNRSPKELIVL from the coding sequence ATGAGCCAGGTCCCGGCCAGGCGCATATTTCCGCCCTTCCGCGCGAGGCTCAACAGTCTCCGGTCCCAGTTTGCCTCTCTCAAGGTCGACTCGTTCCTGGTGACCTTTCAGCCCCATCTCCGCTACCTCAGCGGTTTTTCCGGATCGAGCGGCGCCGGCCTGATCACCTCCGGGGGGGCGACTCTGTTGACCGACGGACGGTACACCGATCAGGTGCGGAACGAGGTGCGCAACTGGCGGATCGCGATCTGCGCCGACGGCGTTCTCGAGGAAATGAAGCGCCGGAAGCTACTGCTCCCCGGGCAACGGGTCGGATTCGACGGCAACACGCTGACGTACGCGCAGTACTCCCTCTTCAAAAAGAGCTTTCCGAAAGCCGTGTTCTGTCCCAAGGCCGACTGTATCGAAAAAATTGCCGTGGTCAAGGACGAGGCCGAGATCGGCAACATCAGGAAGGCGGTTGAGATCACCGACCGCGTCTTCTCGGACATCCTGGGGATGATCAGACCGGGGCTCCGCGAGCAGGATATCTCGGCCGAGATCTCCTACCGCCAGCGAAAGTACGGGGCGGAAGGGGACGCGTTCGAGACGATCGTCGCCAGCGGCGAGAGGGGCGCGCTGCCCCACGGCCGGGCGTCGATGAAGAAGATCGCTTCGAGGGAGATGGTCACGCTCGATTTCGGCTGCGTCTACGGCGGGTACCACAGCGACATGACCAGGACGGTGGCGGTGGGCAGGCCACTCCCGGAGGCGAAAAAAATCTACTACACCGTGCTGGATGCCCAGTTGCGCGCCATCGATGCGGCGAGAAGCGGGGTGAAAACCGGCGACCTGGACGCGGTTGCGAGAGGCCTCATCCGGCGCGAGGGATACGACCGGTATTTCCGGCATTCGCTGGGCCACGGCCTGGGGTTGCAGATCCACGAACCGCCCCGCATCTCGGTCCTGAGCACGTCGATGCTGCAATCGGGGAACGTCGTGACGATCGAGCCCGGGGTCTACATCGCGGGCCTGGGAGGAGTGCGCATCGAGGACGATGTCGTCATCCGCGCCGATCACTGCGAGGTGCTCAACCGGTCGCCGAAGGAGTTGATCGTTCTCTGA
- a CDS encoding sigma-54 dependent transcriptional regulator: MSQHYQILIVDDEASITTLLKEELEEHQSYQVDLAFDGAEGINLIQKKLYDVVLLDMKMPRVDGREVLQFIQAHSPSSQVIILSQFADLKMAVESTKLGAYEVLGKPYDIEQIEQTILRAIERKKLSIDNKLLQTELDRKSGGFELVGGSKALQDVIESARRVAASDSIVLIYGLSGTGKELIANLIHKASPRKERPFVPVNCSSIPDSLLESELFGHEKGAFTNAYQAKPGLVEVANGGTLFLDEVGDISPIIQPKLLRFLETGDFRRVGGTVELKADVRVLSATNKSLQDEARAGRFREDLLYRLNVVTIRMPPLKDHREDIPSLVQYFLRKKSKSKEPKKLADRALEALMMYDWPGNVRELEHVIEGAIILSPGEVIDVADLHLTDRHSEAIPETLAIEAFEKQHIEKVLKMFKGNRKKSAEALNISEKGLYLKIKEYGIVVD, encoded by the coding sequence ATGTCGCAGCATTACCAGATCCTGATCGTGGACGACGAAGCCTCGATCACGACCCTCCTGAAAGAAGAGCTCGAAGAACACCAATCCTACCAGGTTGACCTCGCCTTTGACGGAGCCGAAGGAATCAACCTCATCCAGAAGAAGCTGTACGACGTCGTTCTTCTCGACATGAAAATGCCGCGCGTCGACGGGCGCGAGGTGCTCCAGTTCATCCAGGCCCACTCGCCCTCCTCGCAGGTCATCATCCTTTCGCAGTTCGCCGACCTTAAAATGGCCGTCGAAAGCACGAAGCTCGGCGCCTACGAGGTTCTCGGCAAGCCGTACGACATCGAGCAGATCGAGCAGACGATCCTTCGCGCAATCGAGCGGAAGAAACTCTCCATCGACAACAAGCTGCTCCAGACCGAGCTGGACCGGAAGTCGGGCGGATTCGAGCTCGTCGGCGGGAGCAAAGCCCTCCAGGACGTGATCGAAAGCGCGCGCCGCGTCGCGGCGAGCGATTCGATCGTGCTTATTTACGGACTGAGCGGAACGGGGAAAGAGCTGATCGCAAACCTGATCCACAAGGCGAGCCCCCGGAAGGAGCGGCCGTTCGTTCCCGTCAACTGCTCTTCGATTCCGGATTCGTTGCTCGAGAGCGAATTATTCGGGCACGAGAAGGGGGCGTTCACCAACGCATACCAGGCGAAGCCGGGCCTCGTGGAAGTGGCCAACGGCGGCACGCTCTTCCTTGACGAGGTCGGGGATATCAGCCCCATCATCCAGCCCAAGTTGCTTCGGTTTCTGGAGACCGGGGACTTCCGGCGGGTGGGGGGGACGGTCGAGCTCAAAGCGGACGTGCGCGTCCTGTCGGCGACGAATAAGAGCCTCCAGGACGAGGCGCGGGCCGGCCGCTTCCGCGAAGACCTGCTCTACCGCCTCAACGTCGTGACGATACGCATGCCTCCCCTCAAGGATCACCGCGAGGACATTCCTTCGCTCGTCCAATATTTCCTCAGGAAGAAATCGAAATCGAAGGAGCCCAAGAAGCTCGCCGACCGGGCCCTCGAAGCCCTGATGATGTACGACTGGCCCGGGAACGTGCGGGAGCTCGAACATGTCATCGAGGGCGCGATCATCCTCTCGCCCGGCGAGGTCATCGACGTCGCCGACCTTCACCTGACCGACCGCCACTCCGAGGCCATTCCCGAGACGCTGGCGATCGAGGCGTTCGAGAAGCAGCACATTGAGAAGGTCCTGAAAATGTTCAAGGGCAACCGGAAAAAGAGCGCCGAGGCCCTCAACATCAGCGAGAAAGGCCTCTATCTCAAGATCAAGGAATACGGGATCGTCGTCGACTGA
- a CDS encoding PQQ-dependent sugar dehydrogenase, with protein sequence MKGLEYLHSLCRLNSCVILAGSILTLHAPAPSQVILRDQYPHLTFNLPVGVVPPNDSTDRLCVVEQGGVIRIATRDSNATVAKTFLDIHNQVISGGELGLLGLAFHPHYAANGYFYVDYTRNNPLRTVISRFRVSASNPDSADPASEFILLEQPQPFNNHNGGQLAFGPDGYLYIAFGDGGSGGDPFGNGQSTSTLLGKILRINVDTVSGTKHYAIPPDNPFHGDTTKKQEIFAYGLRNPWRFSFDRQTLWCADVGQDKWEEVDTIVSGGNYGWNVMEGFHCYSPSMGCIQTGLTLPIWEYSHDSGRCSITGGFVSRSPELPSLAGKYIYGDYCTGDIWVLTPGASNQYLLDAAFNISSFGEDRFGTIYVCNHGGKIYRLTTNLPGPFSLIAPADHALNRPNIVSFSWSASAGATGYEIQVALDSAFTPAVLRDTTVQGTGVQIGPLPDSTLLFWRVRAKNGGGSTPYSAFRRFTTASLSIPYHLMMSWNLVSLPLDVPDARTSALFPSAVSRAVVYDSAAGYTFRDTLIPRSGYWLRFGAAADIGVAGGARYADTIDVVPGWNMIGSVSRPVPVTEISSIPAAMVTSHFFAYQGSYVAAASIDPGKGYWVKAVENGKLILSSSPAAGENPARVRIDPAMGLPPPPPDLDGQMASLPSEYLLDQNFPNPFNPGTVIQYAVPAAGHVSLEVFNLLGEEVAVVVDRMEEAGVKSVTWDAAGLPSGIYLYRLTSGRFTGVKKMMVVR encoded by the coding sequence ATGAAAGGCCTCGAATACCTTCACTCCCTTTGCCGGCTCAACTCGTGCGTCATCCTCGCCGGGTCTATTCTCACGCTTCATGCCCCTGCGCCCTCCCAGGTGATCCTGAGGGATCAGTATCCGCATCTCACCTTCAACCTGCCCGTCGGAGTCGTTCCTCCGAACGATTCGACCGACAGGCTCTGTGTGGTGGAACAGGGAGGTGTGATCCGGATCGCCACGAGAGATTCCAATGCTACTGTTGCAAAGACATTTCTCGATATCCACAACCAGGTGATCAGCGGCGGCGAGCTGGGGCTTCTCGGGCTCGCCTTCCACCCGCACTACGCGGCGAACGGTTACTTCTACGTCGATTACACGCGGAACAACCCGCTGCGTACCGTAATTTCCCGGTTTCGCGTCAGCGCGTCGAACCCCGACTCCGCCGATCCGGCAAGCGAGTTCATCCTGCTCGAGCAGCCGCAGCCCTTCAACAATCATAACGGGGGCCAGCTTGCGTTCGGACCCGACGGGTATCTCTATATCGCTTTCGGCGACGGCGGGAGCGGGGGAGATCCTTTTGGGAACGGCCAGAGCACGTCGACCCTGCTCGGGAAGATTCTGCGCATCAACGTCGATACGGTCTCGGGGACCAAGCATTACGCGATCCCTCCGGACAATCCGTTCCACGGCGACACGACGAAGAAACAGGAAATCTTCGCCTACGGACTCCGCAATCCCTGGAGGTTTAGCTTCGACCGGCAAACGCTCTGGTGCGCCGACGTGGGGCAGGACAAGTGGGAGGAAGTCGACACGATCGTCAGCGGCGGAAACTACGGTTGGAACGTCATGGAAGGGTTCCATTGCTACAGCCCGTCCATGGGATGTATTCAGACCGGTCTCACGCTTCCGATCTGGGAGTACAGCCATGACTCCGGGAGATGCAGCATCACGGGAGGGTTCGTGTCGAGGAGCCCTGAACTCCCTTCGCTCGCCGGGAAGTATATCTACGGAGATTATTGCACGGGCGATATCTGGGTGTTGACGCCGGGAGCGTCGAACCAGTATCTCCTGGACGCGGCGTTCAACATCTCTTCGTTCGGCGAGGACCGGTTCGGTACCATCTACGTTTGCAACCACGGCGGGAAGATCTACCGGCTCACGACGAATCTTCCGGGACCGTTTTCATTGATCGCTCCGGCGGATCACGCCCTCAACCGGCCCAACATCGTCTCGTTCTCGTGGAGCGCTTCGGCGGGGGCCACCGGGTATGAAATTCAGGTTGCCCTCGACTCCGCGTTCACTCCCGCCGTCTTGAGGGACACCACGGTGCAGGGGACCGGTGTTCAGATCGGGCCTCTGCCCGACTCGACCCTCTTGTTCTGGAGGGTTCGTGCGAAAAACGGCGGCGGGTCGACTCCCTATTCGGCGTTCCGCCGATTCACGACCGCATCGCTCTCGATCCCGTATCATCTGATGATGTCGTGGAACCTCGTCTCGCTCCCCCTCGACGTTCCCGACGCCCGGACTTCGGCGTTGTTCCCCTCGGCGGTCTCCCGCGCGGTTGTGTACGATTCGGCCGCGGGATATACCTTCCGCGATACGCTCATCCCGCGCTCAGGGTACTGGCTCAGATTCGGCGCGGCCGCCGATATCGGAGTCGCGGGCGGCGCCCGGTATGCCGACACGATTGATGTCGTCCCCGGTTGGAACATGATCGGCTCGGTCTCACGGCCGGTACCGGTCACGGAGATCTCATCGATCCCCGCTGCGATGGTGACATCCCATTTCTTCGCGTACCAGGGAAGTTACGTGGCGGCCGCTTCCATCGATCCGGGGAAGGGGTACTGGGTGAAGGCCGTCGAGAACGGGAAATTGATCCTCTCATCCTCCCCGGCGGCCGGGGAGAATCCGGCGAGGGTGCGGATCGATCCCGCGATGGGGCTTCCTCCTCCGCCGCCGGACCTCGACGGGCAGATGGCCTCCCTGCCATCCGAGTATCTCCTCGACCAGAACTTTCCCAACCCGTTCAACCCCGGGACGGTGATTCAGTATGCGGTCCCCGCAGCGGGCCACGTCTCTCTCGAAGTCTTTAACCTTCTGGGTGAGGAAGTCGCCGTCGTGGTCGATCGGATGGAAGAGGCGGGAGTCAAGTCGGTCACCTGGGACGCGGCCGGCCTCCCGAGCGGCATCTACCTCTACCGGCTGACCTCCGGCCGTTTCACCGGCGTAAAAAAGATGATGGTGGTGAGGTGA
- the guaB gene encoding IMP dehydrogenase yields MPVRKFLGDAITFDDVLLVPRKSDVLPREADVTTRLSRHITLNIPLVSAAMDTVTEAELAIALAREGGIGILHKNMSIEDQSIQVERVKRSESGMLLNPVTMQPHQTVGDAIQLMSKYKISGIPIVDARGKLAGIVTHRDIRFEPDHGLPVSDLMTGKDLVTAPVGTTLERAEKILQKHRIEKLPVVDKRGYLRGLITVKDMQKKKHHPNACKDPHGRLRVGAAVGVTPDAIERVSALLGAGADVVVVDTAHGHSRGVLEAIKRIKAKFPECELIAGNVGTAEAVLDLVRSGVDGVKVGIGPGSICTTRIIAGIGIPQVTAIYDCARAAARSKVPVIADGGIKQTGDLAKAIGAGADCVMIGNLFAGVDESPGEKILFEGRSYKMYRGMGSVDAMKKGSSDRYFQDVEDDLPKLVPEGIEGRVPYKGPLSDTVFQLIGGLRAAMGYCGCRGVAQMKKETQFVRVSEAGNRESHPHDVSITKEPPNYYS; encoded by the coding sequence ATGCCCGTTAGAAAATTCCTCGGCGATGCGATCACGTTCGACGACGTGCTGCTCGTGCCGCGCAAGTCGGACGTCCTCCCCCGCGAAGCGGATGTCACCACCAGGCTCTCCCGCCACATCACCCTGAATATCCCGCTCGTTTCGGCGGCCATGGACACCGTCACGGAGGCGGAGCTGGCGATCGCGCTCGCGCGCGAAGGCGGGATCGGAATCCTCCACAAGAACATGTCGATCGAGGATCAGTCGATCCAGGTCGAGAGGGTCAAGCGCTCCGAAAGCGGCATGCTCCTCAACCCCGTCACGATGCAGCCCCATCAGACCGTCGGGGATGCCATCCAGCTGATGTCGAAGTACAAGATCTCCGGGATACCGATCGTGGACGCCCGGGGGAAACTCGCCGGCATCGTCACTCATCGCGACATCCGCTTCGAACCGGACCACGGCCTTCCTGTTTCGGATCTTATGACCGGCAAGGATCTCGTCACGGCTCCGGTCGGAACCACGCTCGAACGGGCCGAAAAAATCCTGCAGAAACACCGGATTGAGAAACTCCCCGTGGTGGACAAACGGGGATACCTGCGCGGCCTCATCACCGTGAAGGACATGCAGAAGAAGAAGCATCATCCCAACGCGTGCAAGGACCCGCACGGGCGCCTGCGGGTGGGGGCGGCAGTGGGAGTCACTCCCGATGCGATCGAACGGGTCTCGGCGCTTCTCGGCGCCGGCGCCGATGTCGTCGTCGTCGATACCGCGCACGGGCATTCCCGCGGAGTCCTCGAGGCCATCAAACGCATCAAGGCGAAGTTCCCGGAGTGCGAACTGATCGCCGGAAATGTCGGAACCGCGGAAGCCGTGCTCGACCTTGTCCGTTCGGGGGTCGACGGGGTGAAGGTGGGGATCGGGCCGGGCTCCATCTGCACGACCCGTATCATCGCGGGCATCGGCATCCCGCAGGTGACCGCGATCTACGATTGTGCGAGGGCGGCCGCCCGCTCGAAGGTGCCGGTGATCGCAGACGGGGGGATCAAGCAGACGGGCGACCTCGCCAAGGCGATCGGGGCGGGAGCCGATTGTGTGATGATCGGGAACCTCTTCGCCGGCGTCGACGAGAGTCCGGGCGAGAAGATCCTCTTCGAGGGGAGGAGCTACAAGATGTACCGGGGAATGGGATCCGTCGACGCGATGAAGAAGGGGAGCAGCGACCGCTACTTTCAGGACGTGGAGGACGACCTTCCGAAGCTGGTCCCGGAGGGGATCGAGGGGAGGGTGCCGTACAAGGGACCCCTTTCCGACACCGTCTTTCAGCTCATCGGAGGGCTCCGGGCGGCGATGGGATATTGCGGTTGCCGCGGCGTCGCACAGATGAAAAAAGAAACGCAATTCGTCAGAGTTTCCGAGGCGGGAAACCGCGAGAGCCACCCGCACGACGTGTCGATCACCAAGGAACCCCCCAACTACTACTCATGA